In Desulfolucanica intricata, the following are encoded in one genomic region:
- a CDS encoding helix-turn-helix domain-containing protein: MAIIINIDVMLAKRKMSVTELSERVGITMANLSILKNGKAKAIRLSTLDAICKALECQPGDILEYKRETK; encoded by the coding sequence ATGGCGATTATAATCAACATCGATGTGATGTTGGCTAAAAGGAAAATGAGCGTAACAGAACTTTCGGAGAGGGTTGGAATAACAATGGCTAACCTTTCCATATTGAAAAATGGAAAGGCAAAAGCGATTCGATTATCAACTCTAGATGCGATATGTAAGGCTTTAGAATGTCAGCCTGGAGATATTTTAGAATATAAAAGAGAAACCAAATAA
- a CDS encoding ABC transporter ATP-binding protein: MYIEIKNLNFQYPNAGVKTIDNLSLDINEGEIISILGPSGSGKSTVLRLIAGLEKPSGGVIKINNQVVFDAQAYVFPEDRGVGMVFQDYALFPHMTVEKNIKYGLKKHTKQQKNQRVAEVLALVNLQDFKKRYPHELSGGQQQRVSLARAIAPQPAVLLLDEPFSNLDADLQQNIRDELKKILKQAGITAIFVTHDQEDADALADRIVYLEN; the protein is encoded by the coding sequence ATGTACATTGAAATTAAAAATTTAAACTTTCAATATCCAAACGCCGGGGTCAAAACTATTGATAATTTAAGTCTGGATATTAATGAAGGGGAGATTATCTCCATTTTAGGCCCCAGCGGCAGTGGTAAAAGTACTGTGTTAAGGCTGATTGCCGGGCTGGAAAAGCCCAGTGGCGGGGTGATTAAAATTAACAATCAAGTGGTTTTTGATGCCCAGGCCTACGTTTTCCCCGAGGACCGGGGGGTAGGCATGGTGTTTCAAGACTATGCCCTGTTCCCGCACATGACGGTAGAAAAGAACATAAAATACGGGCTAAAAAAACATACCAAACAGCAGAAAAACCAAAGGGTAGCCGAGGTGCTGGCACTGGTTAACCTACAGGATTTTAAAAAGCGTTACCCCCATGAACTAAGCGGCGGTCAGCAGCAAAGGGTATCCTTGGCCCGGGCCATTGCTCCCCAACCGGCAGTGTTGCTGTTGGACGAACCCTTTAGCAATCTTGATGCCGACCTGCAGCAAAATATCAGGGATGAATTAAAAAAGATTCTGAAACAAGCGGGAATTACGGCTATCTTTGTCACCCATGACCAGGAAGATGCAGACGCTTTGGCGGACAGAATCGTGTATTTGGAAAATTAG
- a CDS encoding ABC transporter permease, which yields MSLEVLNDYGVVVYFGIPTFSTAIFKSWFGMGDLNSAIRLAAILMLMVAVVLISEKFFRRTQRYSDTTAKVRPITPQVLSGLKGMAAFSYCFLIFSLGFLLPTLQLLYWSLITYSSTLNYQFLQLLFNSLLLSLVAVLLIVIIAVMIANFCRINEHTVIAKIYANITVIGYTVPGAVIAIGVMVFFISLDNHLAWLYHLLNLNSSGLVLTASTVMLIFAYVIRFWAMGFNSIQAGFEKVGKKFFEASRTLGASTTETFVRVDLPMLKPAIFSSCVLVFVEVLKELPLTLLLRPFNFDTLATKVFQYASDEMLAEAAVPSMIIIGISFMTIFFFHHAATRGEN from the coding sequence GTGTCGTTAGAAGTGTTAAATGATTACGGGGTTGTAGTGTACTTTGGTATTCCCACATTTAGCACCGCAATATTTAAAAGCTGGTTTGGCATGGGGGACCTTAATTCAGCAATTAGGCTGGCGGCAATACTAATGTTAATGGTGGCCGTTGTTTTAATTAGTGAAAAGTTTTTTAGGCGCACACAAAGGTACAGCGATACCACCGCTAAAGTGAGACCAATTACACCTCAGGTGCTTTCTGGTTTAAAAGGCATGGCAGCTTTTAGCTATTGCTTTTTAATATTTAGTCTTGGTTTTCTGCTTCCCACTTTGCAGCTTTTATACTGGAGTTTAATCACCTACAGCAGCACTTTAAATTATCAGTTTTTACAGTTGTTGTTTAACTCCTTATTGTTATCCTTGGTAGCCGTGTTACTAATCGTAATTATCGCGGTTATGATTGCTAATTTTTGCCGCATTAACGAACACACTGTTATCGCTAAGATTTACGCGAACATTACCGTCATTGGTTACACTGTTCCCGGGGCAGTGATTGCCATTGGGGTTATGGTATTTTTTATTAGTTTAGATAACCATTTAGCTTGGTTATACCATCTCCTAAATCTCAATTCCAGCGGATTGGTATTAACAGCCAGCACAGTCATGCTCATTTTTGCTTATGTTATTAGGTTTTGGGCTATGGGTTTTAACTCCATTCAAGCCGGGTTTGAAAAGGTAGGCAAGAAATTTTTTGAAGCCTCCCGCACACTAGGGGCCAGCACCACCGAAACCTTTGTTAGGGTAGACCTACCAATGCTAAAGCCTGCCATTTTCAGCAGTTGTGTTTTAGTCTTTGTAGAGGTGCTGAAGGAATTACCGTTGACGTTACTCTTAAGGCCTTTTAATTTTGATACTTTGGCCACCAAAGTGTTTCAGTACGCCAGCGATGAAATGTTAGCCGAAGCGGCGGTCCCTTCAATGATTATTATTGGTATCAGTTTTATGACCATTTTCTTTTTCCATCACGCAGCAACCAGGGGGGAAAACTAA
- a CDS encoding ABC transporter permease, translated as MVTAFQKIKANLDLWSVASFIIISLILLSSLHIFINLLQPANDSWQHIKEYLLKDYLMNTITLVLLTGITTAIIGTSLSWLVTVYDFPMKKFFKWALILPLALPANIAAYTYSGMLGYTGIIQTQLRNQFSLQVNQKYFNIMNIEGAVFIFTLCLFPYVYTITRAFLEKQSASLVESARILGRKPGDIFLQLFCPAPERPLLAALA; from the coding sequence GTGGTAACTGCATTTCAAAAAATCAAAGCAAACTTGGATCTGTGGTCGGTGGCTAGCTTTATCATCATCTCATTGATCCTTCTGTCCAGCCTACATATCTTCATTAATTTGCTGCAACCGGCCAATGATTCCTGGCAGCACATTAAAGAATACTTGCTAAAAGATTATTTAATGAACACAATTACACTGGTTTTGCTTACCGGCATTACCACCGCTATAATCGGCACCAGCTTGTCCTGGCTGGTAACAGTGTACGATTTCCCAATGAAAAAATTCTTTAAATGGGCGTTGATTCTGCCGCTAGCACTGCCGGCCAATATTGCCGCCTATACATATAGCGGCATGCTTGGCTATACCGGTATCATTCAAACGCAGTTAAGAAACCAGTTTTCCCTTCAGGTCAATCAAAAATACTTTAACATTATGAATATAGAAGGGGCAGTTTTTATTTTTACCCTTTGTCTGTTCCCCTATGTCTATACCATCACCCGGGCGTTTTTAGAAAAACAATCCGCCTCGTTAGTTGAATCTGCCCGTATTTTAGGCCGCAAACCCGGCGATATTTTTTTACAGTTGTTTTGCCCTGCTCCCGAGCGGCCATTATTGGCGGCGTTAGCCTAG
- a CDS encoding Fe(3+) ABC transporter substrate-binding protein, translated as MKHNSKAFLVICLLIVSMLALSACSSTPNKAESGNDAAAADSGVVNLYTDRHYDTDEKLFQLFTKESGIKVNVVKGNSDELIERLAREGNNTEADLLITADAGRLHRAKAQGLLQPVTSEVLTNSIPANLRDQDNQWFGLTMRARVIVYAKDRVKPTDLSTYEDLTSPKWQGKVLVRPANSIYNQSLLASLIAINGEEQAKEWAAGIVANMAREPKGNDRDQAKAVVAGEGDIAIMNTYYIGKMLHSSAPEEVKVAEQVGVFFPNQDTTGTHINVSGVGLTKYAKNHKNAIKLMEFLASEKAQTQFAEANYEYPVNNNVEPSDLLKSWGDFKPQDISLTLLGEYNSKAVEIFNQVGWK; from the coding sequence GTGAAGCACAATTCCAAAGCATTCTTAGTAATTTGTCTATTAATCGTTTCCATGTTGGCACTTTCTGCTTGTAGTAGCACACCAAATAAAGCTGAAAGCGGCAACGATGCGGCTGCAGCAGATAGCGGCGTAGTTAACCTTTACACTGACAGGCACTATGATACCGATGAAAAACTGTTTCAACTATTTACTAAGGAATCTGGTATTAAAGTTAATGTAGTGAAAGGTAACTCTGATGAATTGATAGAAAGATTAGCCCGGGAAGGGAATAACACCGAAGCAGACTTATTAATCACCGCGGATGCCGGCAGATTGCACCGAGCTAAGGCACAAGGGCTGCTGCAACCGGTTACTAGCGAAGTGCTCACCAACAGTATACCGGCAAACCTGCGGGACCAGGATAACCAATGGTTTGGTTTGACAATGAGAGCTAGAGTAATAGTTTATGCCAAAGATCGTGTAAAACCCACTGATCTATCTACCTACGAAGATTTAACCAGCCCCAAATGGCAGGGGAAAGTATTAGTAAGGCCTGCCAACAGCATATATAACCAATCGCTGCTGGCGTCACTTATTGCTATTAACGGTGAAGAGCAAGCCAAAGAGTGGGCGGCAGGTATAGTGGCCAATATGGCAAGGGAACCAAAGGGTAATGATCGGGACCAAGCTAAAGCAGTGGTGGCAGGTGAAGGTGATATTGCTATAATGAATACCTATTACATTGGTAAAATGCTGCATTCATCTGCCCCTGAAGAAGTAAAAGTGGCTGAACAAGTGGGTGTGTTCTTCCCCAACCAAGATACCACTGGAACCCACATTAACGTAAGTGGAGTAGGGCTAACCAAATACGCTAAAAACCATAAAAACGCTATTAAGCTGATGGAGTTCTTAGCAAGCGAAAAAGCACAAACACAATTTGCTGAAGCAAACTACGAATACCCTGTTAATAACAATGTAGAACCTTCGGATCTGCTTAAATCATGGGGAGACTTTAAGCCCCAGGACATTAGTCTAACTTTATTGGGAGAATACAACTCAAAAGCAGTAGAAATATTTAACCAAGTAGGTTGGAAATAA
- a CDS encoding DUF2325 domain-containing protein, translating to MSVFVVGGDNLGNITKNLKGLGFDTVIHEKGRKKYRKGSLLIPKESDLIIVLTDYVNHVISGLIKKKAKDHNVPVIYTNRSWAKMSRQIKSMID from the coding sequence ATGTCTGTCTTTGTAGTTGGTGGCGACAATCTTGGCAATATCACGAAAAACCTGAAAGGGTTAGGTTTTGATACCGTAATTCATGAAAAGGGAAGAAAAAAGTACAGAAAAGGAAGTCTTTTAATCCCCAAAGAATCAGACTTAATTATCGTGCTTACAGATTACGTAAATCATGTTATATCCGGGTTGATAAAGAAGAAGGCAAAAGATCACAATGTTCCAGTGATTTACACTAATCGTTCATGGGCAAAAATGTCTCGACAAATTAAATCAATGATTGATTAA
- a CDS encoding DUF3231 family protein, with amino-acid sequence MVDIYYSSKNKVKNMKISGIIDKASDIGKSAVRKQHEITIIEAGNMWNKLMARYDFTESILILMNYVKDKELRKEAQILLKKISRQTHQLEKVMTEYSVPLMPQPASEFKISEDKASITDRYIFGRIFYGIKRFLPVHIVAFAQSTSSQVRKMFKGFLLEEMDIYDSLRDFGLKNNWLQPQPEYKSEKYGGQENPTVMEVAQMWVKLTARYRTVEFTNYMANYSTNPDLKAAIAIDQGIIKEQVSDLEKMMQKYAVPLPGKPPEAESTARPIDAISDRYVYRQIFRVIQSFLPIHMVAFQESNIPAVRKKFKSLLTKEINIYDNFISYGLLKGWVFKPPTFKG; translated from the coding sequence ATGGTGGACATTTATTATTCTTCGAAAAACAAGGTGAAAAACATGAAAATATCAGGAATCATTGATAAAGCGTCGGATATAGGAAAATCGGCGGTGAGAAAGCAACATGAAATAACGATAATTGAGGCAGGAAATATGTGGAACAAACTGATGGCCAGATATGATTTTACGGAAAGCATTTTGATCTTAATGAACTACGTCAAAGATAAGGAGTTGCGAAAGGAAGCACAAATCCTTCTAAAAAAAATTAGTCGGCAAACACACCAATTGGAAAAGGTGATGACTGAATACTCGGTTCCTTTAATGCCACAGCCCGCTTCGGAATTTAAGATCTCGGAGGACAAAGCATCAATCACGGACAGGTATATCTTCGGTAGGATATTTTACGGCATTAAGCGGTTCCTGCCGGTCCATATAGTTGCCTTTGCGCAAAGTACGTCTTCACAAGTGAGGAAGATGTTTAAAGGATTTTTACTGGAAGAAATGGATATATACGATAGCCTTCGAGATTTCGGCCTGAAAAATAACTGGCTGCAACCTCAACCTGAGTACAAAAGTGAAAAATACGGTGGACAGGAAAACCCTACTGTCATGGAAGTGGCCCAGATGTGGGTTAAATTGACTGCCAGGTATAGAACGGTCGAATTTACTAATTATATGGCAAATTATTCCACAAACCCCGATTTAAAGGCCGCTATTGCCATTGACCAGGGTATAATCAAGGAACAGGTCTCGGATCTGGAAAAGATGATGCAAAAATACGCAGTGCCTTTGCCCGGAAAGCCTCCTGAGGCGGAAAGTACAGCCCGTCCTATCGATGCAATATCGGACAGGTATGTCTACAGGCAAATTTTCAGGGTTATCCAATCCTTTTTGCCGATACACATGGTTGCTTTTCAAGAAAGCAACATCCCCGCAGTGCGGAAAAAGTTTAAGAGCCTGCTAACCAAGGAGATAAATATCTACGATAACTTCATTTCCTATGGATTATTAAAAGGCTGGGTGTTTAAGCCACCCACTTTCAAGGGATAG
- a CDS encoding poly-gamma-glutamate hydrolase family protein, with protein sequence MSDRYGSFRELQAHEQENVDYRIKVRDSKYPVLIMAPHGGKIEPYTADIAEWIAGDDFALYIFECIKSTNSRDLHITSHNFDEPRALAAADRADIVLTIHGLRNRTEEFIMVGGLDEELGNELKTALKEAGLTVREPTAKYRGRRQTNICNRGRRGKGIQLEITFALRKHLFEDLHLKQRFTRTVRSFLWDSI encoded by the coding sequence ATGTCAGACCGTTATGGAAGTTTTCGTGAGTTGCAAGCACATGAACAAGAAAACGTGGATTATCGCATTAAGGTAAGAGACAGCAAGTATCCTGTCCTGATTATGGCACCGCATGGTGGCAAAATTGAGCCTTATACCGCCGATATTGCCGAGTGGATTGCCGGAGATGACTTTGCCCTTTATATTTTTGAATGTATTAAATCCACTAATAGCCGGGACCTACATATCACCAGCCATAATTTTGACGAGCCGCGGGCTTTGGCGGCCGCAGACCGGGCGGATATAGTTTTAACTATACATGGACTGCGCAATAGAACTGAGGAATTTATCATGGTGGGCGGTCTCGATGAGGAACTGGGTAATGAGCTAAAAACAGCACTTAAGGAGGCGGGTTTAACCGTTAGGGAGCCCACGGCCAAATACAGGGGCCGGCGGCAAACCAATATTTGCAACCGCGGCCGCAGGGGCAAAGGAATCCAATTGGAAATTACCTTCGCCCTGAGAAAACATCTATTTGAAGATCTTCACTTAAAACAGCGATTCACCCGCACCGTGCGTTCTTTTTTATGGGACAGTATATAA
- a CDS encoding transposase, which yields MKKRQYSDEFKELIIKECQETGNVALVARRHEIAANTIHTW from the coding sequence ATGAAAAAAAGACAATACAGTGATGAATTTAAAGAATTAATTATAAAAGAGTGTCAAGAAACAGGTAATGTTGCCTTAGTAGCTCGTAGACATGAAATAGCTGCTAATACTATTCATACTTGGTAA